From Sphaerochaeta sp., a single genomic window includes:
- a CDS encoding DMT family transporter yields MMGTETYNLRKGTILILLTSLGFGLLNLFVRLAGPVPFLQKLFFRNIVALVFTTVLLLVKGKGPRYVGLQVRQHWGKLLLRASCGTVGMIGNFFAVDHLLLSDASMLNKMAPFFTVVFSALFLKEKVRGSQIICLVTAFLGSLLVVKPSFSNMLLVPGIVGFIGGMGAGAAYTVVRSLGKEGTDGNVIIWFFSLFTTLVTLPFLLFSYYPMHGREWFCLMMAGAFGCMGQFCVTAAYRYAPAREIGVYDYSQVLFSAILGVLVFGQVPDVLSLIGYVIIIGVGVVMFTMNRSQQPTQVQ; encoded by the coding sequence ATGATGGGAACGGAAACATACAATCTGCGCAAGGGTACGATCCTGATCTTGTTGACCAGTCTGGGGTTTGGCCTGCTGAACCTGTTCGTTCGCCTTGCCGGACCGGTCCCGTTCCTACAGAAATTGTTTTTCCGGAACATCGTAGCCTTGGTGTTCACCACCGTTCTGTTGTTGGTGAAGGGGAAAGGTCCACGGTATGTGGGGCTCCAGGTACGCCAGCACTGGGGGAAACTCCTGTTGCGCGCATCCTGCGGCACCGTTGGGATGATCGGCAATTTCTTTGCCGTTGACCATCTGCTTCTCAGTGATGCCTCAATGCTCAACAAAATGGCACCGTTCTTTACTGTGGTGTTCTCCGCGCTGTTTCTTAAGGAAAAGGTACGGGGATCCCAGATTATCTGTCTGGTGACCGCTTTTCTGGGGAGTTTGTTGGTCGTCAAACCATCCTTTTCCAATATGCTGTTGGTGCCGGGAATCGTGGGGTTCATTGGGGGGATGGGAGCGGGTGCGGCATATACCGTGGTCCGAAGCCTTGGCAAAGAAGGGACAGACGGGAATGTGATCATCTGGTTTTTCTCGCTGTTCACCACATTGGTGACATTGCCGTTCCTTCTGTTCTCCTATTATCCGATGCATGGTAGGGAATGGTTTTGTCTGATGATGGCAGGAGCCTTTGGCTGCATGGGTCAGTTCTGTGTCACCGCAGCCTACCGCTATGCGCCGGCACGGGAAATCGGAGTGTATGATTACAGCCAAGTGTTGTTTTCTGCCATTTTGGGGGTTCTTGTGTTCGGCCAGGTACCTGATGTGCTTTCTTTGATTGGATACGTGATAATCATCGGTGTTGGGGTCGTGATGTTTACGATGAATCGTTCTCAACAACCAACGCAGGTACAATAA